Proteins encoded together in one Schistocerca americana isolate TAMUIC-IGC-003095 chromosome 8, iqSchAmer2.1, whole genome shotgun sequence window:
- the LOC124545260 gene encoding ankyrin repeat and SOCS box protein 13-like isoform X2 — protein MWLFSSAFSCRAWQGARVDYREPTDDPFPRTTLCDEPLRLAIRNRHADVARILLEHGADPNKRYFFGSEINLVSPLDVEFMQLLLSFGANPDSRDRAGLTPLMKAARLPQGMESVLLLLSFGANVNAMTDERHDYRTVLHYAVLSGNVATVNLLLKQGARASFPPEYQKPTPLDLAILRGDPELVRILLEAGAEVNASSPIIGSPLHVACAENIPHREELLRLLLTAGADPNLLVESDGGSSLRPVLSEYVASSEHVSPEIVALLLRYGAKVVMKTQFRDPHGILNSLHNLSKSPPGLFFQLASAAESFDPCMIKRSAALTEEQKEFLISLARSPLPLLSQARLFLRRWLGKRLPEVVPQLPLPSVLVGYLLYEWP, from the exons CAAGGAGCTCGCGTCGACTACCGTGAGCCTACTGATGACCCTTTCCCACGCACCACTCTCTGCGATGAGCCTCTGCGTCTTGCCATTCGTAACAG ACATGCAGATGTGGCACGGATTTTGCTAGAACATGGAGCTGATCCCAACAAGCGTTACTTCTTTGGTTCTGAGATAAATCTCGTATCACCACTTGATGTTGAATTTATGCAGCTTCTATTGTCTTTTGGTGCTAATCCAGACTCACGAGATCGTGCTGGCCTAACTCCACTTATGAAAGCTGCTCGTTTGCCACAG GGAATGGAGTCTGTATTGTTACTCCTGTCATTTGGAGCTAATGTGAATGCAATGACGGATGAACGACATGATTATCGTACAGTTCTCCACTATGCTGTGCTCTCAGGAAATGTGGCTACAGTAAATCTTCTACTGAAACAAGGAGCTCGAGCATCATTTCCTCCAGAGTACCAGAAACCAACTCCTTTGGATCTGGCCATTCTAAGAGGTGATCCAGAGCTTGTCCGAATTCTCCTTGAAGCAG GAGCAGAGGTGAATGCCAGTTCTCCCATAATTGGTTCCCCTCTGCATGTTGCATGTGCGGAAAACATACCACACCGAGAAGAGCTTTTGCGTCTGCTGTTGACAGCAGGTGCAGATCCTAATTTGTTGGTTGAAAGTGATGGTGGGTCAAGTTTAAGGCCTGTGCTGTCTGAATATGTTGCTTCATCAGAGCATGTGTCTCCTGAGATAGTTGCACTACTGCTCAGATATGGGGCTAAG GTTGTGATGAAGACACAGTTTCGAGACCCCCATGGAATACTGAACTCTCTACACAACCTGTCCAAATCACCTCCAGGACTGTTCTTTCAACTAGCATCAGCAGCAGAGAGCTTTGATCCATGTATGATAAAGCGATCAGCAGCCCTTACAGAGGAACAAAAAGAATTTCTCATCAGCTTGGCCAGGAGTCCACTCCCACTTCTTAGTCAG GCACGACTGTTTCTAAGGAGGTGGCTGGGGAAAAGGCTGCCAGAGGTCGTACCGCAACTTCCACTGCCAAGTGTGCTTGTCGGCTACCTGTTGTATGAGTGGCCTTAA